In a single window of the Chondrocystis sp. NIES-4102 genome:
- a CDS encoding polysaccharide biosynthesis protein CapD — protein sequence MKLKKLNNKIRSLDKRLLSLNNRHFFIIDAIIFSLTPLLGIVLRVDDVPTLEEYRGGIIIATILFSIIKLVIFTFGGVYKRYWKYASIDELIQIAVLTGAAVIAETIILSVFAYTIGTNLNQYLVPRSLPLLDGILTFLLVGGIRFSIRAAERKNKQSKNFYKRERVLIVGAGDAGVSLLQEMRRNPKLGFNPIAFIDDNPQKLGLTIQGLPVLGNRYQIPEIIAAQNIRQVVIAMPTTSGKVIREIVDICQAIGIKVYTMPSTNEILNNSNNANILREVKIEDLLRREPIQTDAQSVFKLLEGKKVLITGAGGSIGSELCRQIFRCLPSQMILLGHGENSVFNIQQELQQVLQILEQEANPGKKLTELTPFIADLRIESRLETVFRLYQPDIVFHAAAHKHVPLMELNPSEAITNNVLGTKNLLDLSIKYNVDNFVMISTDKAVNPTNVMGASKRTAEMLVLKAAKTSGRPYAVVRFGNVLGSRGSVVPTFTKQIAKGGPVTITHPEICRYFMTIPEAVQLVLQASVLTSRNSEGQIFMLNMGQPVKIVDLAKDLIRLSGYEVGKDIEIVFTGLRPGEKLYEELLVEGEEYESTAHDKVLVVKNASRIIPENLDLTIDILCAAAEQNDTNLIIFLLDQLVVGYTTKYQTIDVQCAQESLEKIVSNTCKLNPVTIGLQMETQPELNLLTGSFPNRLTAKELEQGLRRALENEEFSIHYQPVMSLKTGQIREFEALLRWNHPQLGLIAPQKFLAAAAASGILIPIQRWIVETVCLQLKVWQQASIFNSDITISINLPNQQLFQTSLVKHLEYNLDKYQINPQSIALEISEYLICENPYAAITILPQLKRLGIQLQIDNFGRSASIYGCVQPNLIYREFNRVKIDRHLINNIDKDLQAWEIFHNIVLDLENHGLDITATGIENIPQLNKVKEIACDYGQGYFLAQPIKKDNIQELVTNINQATFKNSN from the coding sequence ATGAAGCTTAAAAAGCTAAATAATAAAATCAGAAGCTTAGATAAAAGGCTGCTTAGTCTCAATAATCGTCACTTTTTCATCATTGATGCCATTATTTTCTCACTAACCCCTTTATTAGGGATTGTCTTACGTGTAGATGATGTACCCACATTAGAAGAATATCGCGGTGGCATAATTATAGCTACAATACTTTTTTCCATAATTAAACTAGTAATTTTTACCTTTGGGGGTGTTTATAAACGTTATTGGAAATATGCCAGTATTGATGAATTAATCCAAATTGCCGTTTTAACAGGCGCAGCCGTAATTGCTGAAACAATTATCTTAAGTGTCTTTGCCTATACCATTGGCACAAATTTAAACCAATACTTAGTACCTCGTTCTTTACCTTTATTAGACGGTATTTTAACTTTTCTTTTAGTAGGAGGCATTCGCTTCAGTATTAGGGCAGCAGAACGAAAAAATAAACAAAGCAAAAACTTTTATAAACGTGAGCGCGTGTTAATTGTAGGTGCTGGAGATGCTGGAGTATCACTACTACAAGAAATGCGTCGTAACCCCAAATTAGGTTTTAATCCCATTGCTTTTATTGATGATAATCCTCAAAAACTTGGCTTAACCATACAAGGTTTGCCTGTACTGGGAAATCGTTATCAAATTCCTGAAATCATTGCAGCCCAGAACATCCGTCAAGTAGTAATTGCTATGCCTACCACTTCAGGTAAAGTAATTAGAGAAATTGTCGACATCTGTCAGGCGATCGGTATAAAAGTTTACACCATGCCTTCGACTAATGAAATTCTCAATAATAGCAACAATGCAAATATCCTCAGAGAAGTAAAGATTGAAGACTTATTACGTCGTGAACCAATCCAAACCGATGCTCAAAGCGTTTTTAAGCTTCTAGAAGGTAAAAAAGTTTTAATTACTGGTGCAGGAGGGTCAATTGGTAGTGAGTTGTGTCGTCAAATTTTCCGTTGTCTACCTTCACAAATGATTTTACTCGGACACGGAGAAAATTCAGTTTTTAACATACAGCAAGAACTACAACAAGTTTTGCAAATACTTGAGCAAGAAGCCAACCCAGGTAAAAAATTAACAGAATTAACCCCTTTTATTGCAGATTTAAGAATAGAATCCAGACTAGAAACAGTTTTTCGCCTCTATCAACCTGATATTGTATTTCACGCAGCAGCCCATAAACACGTTCCTTTAATGGAATTGAATCCATCTGAAGCAATTACTAATAATGTTTTAGGGACAAAAAATCTTCTAGATTTGTCGATTAAATATAATGTTGACAATTTTGTGATGATTTCTACTGATAAAGCCGTAAATCCTACTAACGTTATGGGTGCTAGCAAACGTACTGCGGAGATGTTGGTTTTAAAAGCTGCAAAAACTAGTGGTAGACCCTATGCGGTAGTTCGTTTTGGTAATGTTTTGGGTAGTAGAGGTAGTGTTGTACCTACTTTTACCAAACAAATAGCTAAGGGAGGACCCGTTACCATTACTCACCCAGAAATTTGTCGCTACTTTATGACTATTCCTGAAGCTGTTCAGCTAGTATTACAAGCATCAGTTTTAACTAGTCGCAATAGTGAAGGTCAGATCTTTATGCTTAACATGGGTCAACCCGTTAAGATTGTAGACTTAGCTAAAGATTTAATCCGTCTTTCAGGATATGAAGTAGGTAAAGATATTGAAATTGTTTTTACAGGCTTAAGACCTGGAGAAAAACTTTACGAAGAATTGTTAGTTGAGGGAGAAGAATACGAATCTACCGCTCATGATAAAGTCTTGGTAGTTAAGAATGCTAGTCGCATAATTCCCGAAAATCTTGATCTAACTATCGATATCCTCTGTGCAGCAGCAGAACAAAATGATACCAACTTAATTATCTTTTTGTTAGATCAACTAGTAGTAGGATATACCACAAAATACCAAACAATTGATGTTCAATGCGCTCAAGAAAGCTTAGAAAAAATTGTTAGCAATACTTGCAAGCTCAATCCTGTAACAATAGGATTACAAATGGAAACTCAACCAGAATTAAATCTCCTAACTGGCTCTTTCCCAAATCGTCTAACTGCTAAAGAATTAGAACAAGGACTGCGACGAGCTTTAGAAAATGAAGAGTTTAGTATTCATTATCAACCAGTGATGAGCCTAAAAACTGGTCAAATACGAGAGTTTGAAGCTTTACTACGTTGGAATCATCCTCAATTAGGACTAATTGCACCTCAGAAATTTTTAGCAGCAGCAGCAGCATCAGGCATACTTATTCCTATTCAACGTTGGATTGTCGAGACTGTTTGTCTACAGTTAAAAGTTTGGCAACAAGCCTCTATTTTCAACTCAGATATTACTATTAGTATTAATTTACCTAATCAGCAACTATTTCAAACTAGTCTAGTTAAACATCTCGAATATAATCTGGATAAATATCAAATTAATCCTCAATCGATCGCTCTGGAAATTTCAGAATATCTTATCTGTGAAAATCCTTATGCTGCCATCACAATATTACCTCAGTTAAAGCGATTAGGAATTCAATTACAAATTGATAATTTTGGTCGAAGTGCTTCTATTTACGGTTGTGTACAGCCAAACCTAATTTATCGAGAATTTAATCGAGTTAAAATAGATCGTCATCTAATTAATAATATTGATAAAGATCTCCAAGCCTGGGAAATTTTTCACAATATTGTGCTTGATCTTGAAAATCATGGGTTAGATATTACGGCAACAGGAATTGAAAATATTCCACAGTTAAATAAAGTTAAGGAAATAGCTTGTGATTATGGACAAGGTTATTTCTTAGCTCAACCTATCAAAAAAGACAATATTCAGGAGTTAGTTACTAATATTAATCAAGCCACTTTTAAAAATAGCAATTAA